A window of the Nitrospirota bacterium genome harbors these coding sequences:
- a CDS encoding HD domain-containing protein, giving the protein MVYETVTDLDQLLARIRSYSADADLGLVRKAYDFSAKAHEGQLRRSGEPYLQHPIAVAGVLSSLKTDVVAIVAGLLHDTLEDTVATADELEREFGKDVVHLVDGVTKIGKITFRSYEEKQAENFRKMLLSMADDIRVVLIKLADRLHNMRTLEHLSP; this is encoded by the coding sequence ATGGTGTACGAAACCGTCACAGACCTCGACCAGCTGCTGGCTCGGATCAGAAGTTATTCTGCCGATGCCGACCTCGGCCTAGTCCGCAAGGCCTACGACTTTTCTGCCAAAGCGCATGAAGGGCAGCTCCGGCGGTCCGGAGAACCCTACCTGCAACATCCCATCGCCGTCGCCGGTGTGCTCTCTTCCCTCAAAACGGATGTGGTCGCCATCGTCGCGGGACTGCTGCACGATACCCTCGAAGATACCGTCGCCACGGCCGACGAGCTTGAACGGGAGTTCGGGAAGGACGTGGTGCATCTGGTCGACGGGGTGACCAAGATCGGCAAGATCACGTTTCGGAGCTATGAAGAAAAGCAGGCGGAAAATTTCCGCAAAATGCTGCTCTCGATGGCGGACGACATCCGGGTCGTCCTGATCAAGCTCGCCGACCGGCTCCACAACATGCGCACCTTGGAACATCTCAGCCC